GACCCAATGAAAAATGCAGCATATGATGCAGCTATGCCTTCTATTATTCCTGGTTTTGCTGGTTATCCCAGTGTAACGACCGATCGTACTGAGGGCGATTCTGACCCTTCAGACCTTGAGGCAGGATATCAGCGCAGACTTGCTGCTATCAGCCCTGCAACACTTGATATTGTTAATTATTTGTGGAATCCTGAAACCCGTGTTGTTGAGTTTGATTTACAGTCTGAATTTGTTGTTGATATTAACACTGAACTAAGGTTTGGAGCTATCATCGTTGAAGATAGTTTGTACGGCACAACCAATCAGTGGAATCAGGCTAATTATTATGCCAACAATGCGCAGGGGCCGATGTGTGGCTATGAAAGCAAACCCAATCCTGTTCCAGCCGCTCAGATGCATTATGATCATGTTGCCCGCGTTGCACTTGATTCTCCTTTTGGCACTGAAGGCAGCTTGCCGCTCAATATTTTATCAGGTTCTGTTGTAACTTATCACTACACTTATACGCTTCCTGAAACATGGAATTATGACAAAATTCACTTTGTAGGATTCCTGCTTGATATCGAAACCGGTGAGATTTTAAACGCCAATAACGTAATCAGTACTTATGTTGGAGTAAATAGTCCTGAATTTGAGAAGGGCGTGGCTGTTTATCCTAATCCGATGGGTGAATATACCAATATTAACTTTAACCTGGATCAATCATGCAAAGTTGGTGTTGAGGTTTATGATATGTTTGGCAAAAAAGTATATTCAGTCAGAGAACGGGAATATGCCAGCGGTCAGAATATGATTCGTGTAAACAGTAATGAACTTGCCAATGGAATGTATCTGCTCAGACTCGCTGTTGGTAATCAGGTTGTTACCCGTAAGATTTCAGTAATCAAATAATATTTTAAGCTACTTGACAAAAGCCGGTTTTCCTTCTGGATGACCGGCTTTTTTTGTTAGCCCTGTAAATCTGAACAGGTTTAATCTTGTTCGTGGAATTCCTTTTTAGAATGTTCTATTTAATTTCAGGTTAAACAGGAGTTGGTTTAATAATAAATCAACCGAAAAACTAAAGGGCATATATTAGGCTCAATCTAAGGCTTAATCATTCAATTCTTCATTTTTTAGAATCAGCAGGATAATTATTTTGAGAAATGAATCCTTTTTCTTTCGTGAGTGAGAATGCTTTTATAGTTAGTGAACAAATTTACAGGCCAATAGTGTTCAAAGATTCTTTATGTGAGGAAACTTTAAATAAAAAGAAATGTTTGAGTGATTTACTCAAGAGTTGTCATAAAACCGGGGTTATAAATCAGGCTGGTGTTGTTTTTTCAGTTGAATCAGATTCATCATTCTTCAGCTGTTCGAATTTTGTTTTTAAAAATGGCAGCACGGCTGGCAGGAATCCTTCAAGAGGCTTGTAGAACATTGATTTTTCCTGCTGTTCGCGCGAGATGAGCCGGTTTTCAACATTGAACAAAACAATGAAATATATAATTGCCGATAAAACAAATGCTGATTTTAATATTCCGAAAGCGGCGCCTGCAAAGCGGTTTAAAAAGCCAAGTGCCGCTATTTCAACAATCTTTTCAATTGATTTTGCAATGGCATGCACCACAATGACCACCAGTGCAAAACAGCATAAAAAGGCCAGGAAATACATCCATGATGATTGGCTGGAGAACAAATCTTTCAGAATCAGTTCCACATAACCTGCAAATTTTAAGGATAAAATTACACCAAGTACCATTCCGGCCAGCGATGCGACTTCAATGACCAAACCTTTTGAAAAACCTTTTACAGCGGCAATGGCCAGAATGGCAAGAATAAAAATATCTATATAGTTCATAGCAGGATGTTTTGTTTATTTCTGAAGCTTGCGGGTTAGTTCAGTAGCAAAAACAAATTCATTCAGCTCTTTATTATCTGTATTCAGAATCGTATCTTTATTTCCTTCCCACCAGAGCTTCCCTTTGTAAATATAAGAGATTTTGTCGCCGATTTCAATCACGGAATTCATGTCGTGGGTGTTAATTACTGTAGTCATGTTATACTCACGGGTTAATTCCATAATCAGGTTGTCAATTACATTGGCTGTAAGAGGATCGAGACCAGAGTTAGGTTCGTCACAAAACAGGTATTTAGGATTCATGGCAATAGCGCGGGCAATAGCTACGCGTTTTTTCATACCACCGCTGAGTTCTGAAGGATAAAGTTTGTTCACATTTTCCAGATTTACCCTTGAAAGGCAAACATTGGCCCTGTCGCGTTTTTCAGACGGAGACTGCTCTGTAAACATGGAAAGGGGGAAGATAATGTTTTCTTCAACCGTCATGGAATCAAACAACGCTCCACCCTGAAAAAGCATGCCAATTTCCTGCCTGATTACTTTCATTTCATCGAATGACATGCGTGAAAAAACACGGTCGCCATACATAACCTGTCCTTTATCAATTTCAAACAGGCCAACCAGGCACTTC
This region of Lentimicrobiaceae bacterium genomic DNA includes:
- a CDS encoding ATP-binding cassette domain-containing protein, which encodes MIEAKNVTKSFGDHKVLDNVSVIFETGKCNLIIGQSGSGKTVLMKCLVGLFEIDKGQVMYGDRVFSRMSFDEMKVIRQEIGMLFQGGALFDSMTVEENIIFPLSMFTEQSPSEKRDRANVCLSRVNLENVNKLYPSELSGGMKKRVAIARAIAMNPKYLFCDEPNSGLDPLTANVIDNLIMELTREYNMTTVINTHDMNSVIEIGDKISYIYKGKLWWEGNKDTILNTDNKELNEFVFATELTRKLQK
- a CDS encoding CvpA family protein — protein: MNYIDIFILAILAIAAVKGFSKGLVIEVASLAGMVLGVILSLKFAGYVELILKDLFSSQSSWMYFLAFLCCFALVVIVVHAIAKSIEKIVEIAALGFLNRFAGAAFGILKSAFVLSAIIYFIVLFNVENRLISREQQEKSMFYKPLEGFLPAVLPFLKTKFEQLKNDESDSTEKTTPA